In a genomic window of Branchiostoma floridae strain S238N-H82 chromosome 19, Bfl_VNyyK, whole genome shotgun sequence:
- the LOC118406452 gene encoding antho-RFamide neuropeptides-like, whose translation MSRSFVLVLLMGLLMGVSCRPMYGGSLRGGSRGRFRSAGLFGGKEGELFDGKEGELFDGKEGEPFGREKDGKFGMGEGKEDGKFGMGEGKEDGKFGMGEGKEDGKFTGLINGMFGGMEGGKKEEMLGRLFRGIGEDKKGEMLGRLFRGIGEGEKEEMLGRLLGGMKGRKKKDMFKRLFSGMEGGKKDGKFPGMFGGIGKGKEDGKFSGKFPGMGADKEDGKIPGIGKGKKGGKFPGMFGGNEEGRKEGTFEKGKFKDDVFDGKEGRRVRGRGGPRVRP comes from the coding sequence ATGTCGCGTTCGTTTGTTCTCGTCCTGCTCATGGGCTTGCTGATGGGGGTGTCCTGTCGACCGATGTATGGAGGCAGCCTGAGGGGAGGAAGCAGAGGACGCTTCAGGTCAGCCGGACTGTTCGGCGGCAAGGAAGGCGAACTGTTCGACGGCAAGGAAGGCGAACTGTTCGACGGCAAGGAAGGCGAACCTTTCGGCCGCGAGAAAGACGGAAAGTTCGGGATGGGAGAAGGCAAGGAAGACGGAAAATTCGGGATGGGAGAAGGCAAGGAAGACGGAAAGTTCGGGATGGGAGAAGGCAAGGAAGACGGAAAGTTTACCGGATTGATCAACGGAATGTTCGGCGGGATGGAAGGAggcaagaaagaagaaatgttggGCCGACTGTTCCGTGGAATTGGAGAAGACAAGAAGGGAGAAATGTTGGGCCGACTGTTTCGCGGAATTGGAGAAGGcgagaaagaagaaatgttggGCCGACTACTTGGCGGAATGAAAGGACGCAAGAAAAAGGACATGTTCAAACGGCTGTTCAGCGGGATGGAAGGAGGCAAGAAGGACGGAAAGTTCCCCGGAATGTTTGGCGGAATCGGAAAAGGCAAGGAAGACGGAAAGTTCTCCGGTAAGTTCCCCGGAATGGGAGCAGACAAAGAAGACGGAAAGATCCCCGGAATCGGAAAAGGCAAAAAGGGCGGGAAGTTCCCCGGAATGTTCGGAGGAAACGAAGAAGGCAGGAAAGAAGGAACGTTCGAAAAAGGCAAGTTCAAAGATGACGTTTTCGACGGCAAGGAAGGAAGAAGGGTCCGTGGCAGGGGAGGGCCCCGGGTAAGGCCCTGA